TCGAGCTCTTCGGTCACCCGCATCACGCCGATCTGCGCGGTGATGGCCGAGCCCGAGCGCCCGGCGATCAGCACCGCGGCCAGCACCGGCCCGAGCTCGCGCACCAGCGAGAGGCCGAGGATGTTCACCACGAAGGCCTCGGCGCCGTAGTTGCGCAGCTGCTGCGAGATCAGGTAGGCCAGCACCACGCCGATCAGCAGGCCGACCAGCGCCGTGATGTGCAGCGCCGTCGCGCCGAACTGGTAGAGGTGCCCCGAGAAATCGCGCCACGGCCCGCGGTGCGGCGCGCGGATCAGCCTGCCGACGTCGAGCGCGAGCTGGCCGATGAGGCCGACGAAGTCGCGCGCCACGACCATCGCGCGCGGCCCGTTGTGCGAGAAGGTGCGGATGCGGTCGGCCAGCGTCTTGGGCGGCTCGTCCGGCGTGGCGACGGTGTACTGCGCCACCTGGTCGAGCACCGCCTTGTGCTGCGCTTCCATCTCCAGCGTGGCGGGCCATTCGTGGCGCCAGTGCTCCCACAGGAGCTGGGCGCCGATGTGGTCGAGCTGCTCGATCGGGCGCAGGTCCCATGCGCGGTCGTCCGCGGCTGGCGCGGCTTCCAGGCTTTTCGAGAGCGCCTGCCAGGCGGGAAACGACGACATGCCCAGCGCGGTCCAGCGGCCGGTGGCGACCGTCCACTGGCGGCCGTCCTGCTCTCGCTGCGCGACACGCGGCCACACGCTGTCGGCGGCTTGGGCGTCGGCAGTCGGGGTGGCGGA
This region of Variovorax sp. RKNM96 genomic DNA includes:
- a CDS encoding ABC transporter permease, translating into MPSATPTADAQAADSVWPRVAQREQDGRQWTVATGRWTALGMSSFPAWQALSKSLEAAPAADDRAWDLRPIEQLDHIGAQLLWEHWRHEWPATLEMEAQHKAVLDQVAQYTVATPDEPPKTLADRIRTFSHNGPRAMVVARDFVGLIGQLALDVGRLIRAPHRGPWRDFSGHLYQFGATALHITALVGLLIGVVLAYLISQQLRNYGAEAFVVNILGLSLVRELGPVLAAVLIAGRSGSAITAQIGVMRVTEELDAMRVMGIPHGFRLVMPRVLALAIAMPLISLWTSMAALLGGMLAADAALDISPAYFLSALPRAVPIANLWLAMAKSAVFGILIALIGCYFGMKVKPNTESLGRGTTSSVVTSITAVILVDALFAVLFKGIGFRG